The Candidatus Deferrimicrobiaceae bacterium genome contains a region encoding:
- the cysS gene encoding cysteine--tRNA ligase produces the protein MALTVFNTLGNGKETFSPITPGKVKMYVCGVTVYDLCHIGHARANVAFDIIVRYLRYRGYDVTFVRNFTDIDDKIIRRANEEGVKTEEIADRYIRAFYEDFDRMGLVRPDAEPRATEHIPEIIGLVERLIAAEKAYVAGGDVYYSVRGFGEYGKLSGKNTEELLAGARVEVDERKRDPLDFALWKASKPGEPAWDSPWGPGRPGWHIECSAMAMKHLGETFDIHGGGKDLVFPHHENEIAQSEGVTGKPFARYWIHNGFVNIDNEKMSKS, from the coding sequence ATGGCGCTCACCGTGTTCAACACGCTGGGGAACGGGAAGGAAACCTTCTCCCCCATCACCCCGGGGAAGGTGAAGATGTACGTCTGCGGCGTGACGGTCTACGACCTGTGCCACATCGGGCACGCCCGCGCGAACGTCGCCTTCGACATCATCGTTCGGTACCTCCGGTACCGGGGATACGACGTGACCTTCGTGCGCAACTTCACCGACATCGACGACAAGATCATCCGGCGGGCAAACGAGGAGGGGGTGAAGACCGAAGAGATCGCGGATCGATATATCCGGGCGTTCTACGAGGACTTCGACCGGATGGGGCTCGTCCGCCCCGACGCGGAGCCGCGGGCGACGGAGCATATCCCCGAGATCATCGGACTCGTCGAGAGGCTGATCGCGGCGGAGAAGGCCTATGTCGCGGGGGGCGACGTCTATTATTCGGTCCGGGGGTTCGGGGAATACGGCAAGCTCTCGGGGAAAAACACCGAGGAGCTGCTTGCCGGGGCCCGCGTCGAGGTGGACGAACGGAAACGGGATCCGCTCGACTTCGCCCTCTGGAAGGCGTCGAAACCGGGGGAGCCCGCCTGGGACAGTCCGTGGGGGCCGGGCAGGCCGGGATGGCACATCGAGTGCTCGGCGATGGCGATGAAGCATCTGGGGGAGACGTTCGACATCCACGGCGGGGGGAAGGACCTCGTCTTCCCGCACCATGAAAACGAGATCGCCCAGTCGGAAGGCGTGACGGGCAAACCGTTCGCGCGATACTGGATCCACAACGGATTCGTCAACATCGACAACGAAAAGATGAGCAAGTCGC